The following proteins are encoded in a genomic region of Mahella australiensis 50-1 BON:
- a CDS encoding sulfatase-like hydrolase/transferase → MKAIMVMFDSLNRHMLPPYGCEWVKARNFERLAASTVTFDNCYIGSAPCMPARREIHTGRYNFLHRSWGPIEPFDDSMPEILKNSGVYTHLVSDHYHYWEEGGCTYHTRYNTWEAFRGQEGDPWKGEVKDPYIPESLPGQGGKLWRQDWVNRKYMPKEEDQPQAKTFAAGLEFIRTNYTEDNWFLQIETFDPHEPYFTQKKYKDLYPHKYDGTHFDWPPYRRVQETQQQVEHCRYEYAALVSMCDEYLGKVLNMMDELDLWDDTMLIVNTDHGFLLGEHGWWAKCAMPFYNEVAHIPLFIWDPRCGIKGERRQALVQTIDLAPTLLDFFNVNIPENMQGIALKDTISTDAKIREAALFGIHGGHVNCTDGRYVYMRAPVTADNEPLYEYTLMPTHMRHTFYPEELQDIQLASPFAFTKGCRTMKIKVPGRDLSKADKETVSNMLFDLESDPKQENPINDPDVEKMMIEHMVELMKANDAPAEQFERLGLA, encoded by the coding sequence ATGAAAGCAATAATGGTTATGTTTGATTCGTTAAACCGCCATATGCTGCCGCCGTATGGTTGCGAATGGGTTAAAGCGCGGAACTTTGAGCGTTTGGCGGCTAGTACGGTAACATTTGATAATTGTTATATAGGAAGCGCTCCCTGTATGCCAGCCAGAAGGGAAATTCATACGGGCAGGTATAACTTTCTGCACAGGAGCTGGGGGCCGATTGAACCATTTGACGACTCGATGCCGGAGATCCTGAAAAACAGCGGGGTATATACGCATCTGGTAAGCGACCATTACCACTATTGGGAAGAAGGCGGCTGCACATATCATACGCGGTATAACACGTGGGAGGCCTTTCGAGGGCAAGAAGGAGATCCCTGGAAAGGCGAGGTCAAAGACCCATATATTCCGGAGTCTTTGCCCGGTCAAGGAGGAAAGCTGTGGCGGCAGGATTGGGTAAACAGAAAATATATGCCAAAAGAAGAGGATCAACCTCAGGCTAAAACATTTGCTGCTGGATTGGAATTTATCAGGACGAATTATACTGAGGATAACTGGTTTTTGCAGATAGAGACATTTGACCCGCACGAGCCATACTTTACGCAAAAGAAATATAAGGACCTTTATCCCCATAAATATGATGGCACTCATTTTGATTGGCCGCCATACAGGCGCGTTCAAGAAACGCAGCAACAGGTAGAGCATTGTCGTTATGAATACGCCGCCTTGGTCAGCATGTGCGACGAATACCTGGGTAAAGTGCTGAATATGATGGATGAGCTGGATTTGTGGGATGATACTATGCTCATAGTGAATACCGATCACGGTTTCCTATTGGGGGAACACGGTTGGTGGGCCAAGTGTGCAATGCCTTTTTACAACGAGGTCGCCCATATTCCGCTGTTCATATGGGATCCTCGATGCGGTATAAAAGGTGAGCGGCGCCAAGCCCTTGTGCAAACGATCGATTTAGCGCCCACGTTATTAGACTTCTTTAATGTCAATATTCCTGAAAATATGCAGGGCATAGCATTAAAGGATACAATATCTACCGATGCTAAGATAAGGGAGGCGGCGTTATTCGGCATACACGGAGGCCATGTGAATTGTACCGATGGTAGATATGTCTATATGCGTGCTCCGGTTACCGCTGACAATGAACCGTTGTATGAATACACGCTTATGCCGACGCACATGAGGCATACATTTTACCCCGAAGAGCTACAGGATATACAACTTGCATCGCCATTTGCATTTACCAAAGGCTGCAGGACTATGAAGATAAAAGTGCCGGGTCGTGACCTGAGCAAGGCAGATAAAGAGACGGTGAGCAATATGCTATTTGACTTGGAAAGCGATCCTAAACAGGAGAACCCTATAAATGATCCGGATGTAGAGAAAATGATGATCGAGCATATGGTTGAATTGATGAAAGCCAACGATGCTCCGGCGGAACAATTTGAGCGATTGGGATTGGCATAA